The Vitis vinifera cultivar Pinot Noir 40024 chromosome 1, ASM3070453v1 DNA segment TTTTAGtctgtaaaaaataaaaaagaacataatCAAATTACATACCCATTTCCCTTCACATTGTGAAGGGTGACGACTGCATTTCACTTAAGATAGTTCCAGGAAagaaattttattgtaatggCTTTGTCTCCTTGCATGTAGGGAAAATTATTATCAAGACTCACCTTTTCACAACTCTGAGCAATGCGTGCATGCCTAAATCCATCAAGCACAGAATTGAGATAACCAAATACATAAGGTACAGTACTTGCCTCCTAGACTTACAATACAATTAAGATGGATTGCACAAcatttatatcttatatttcaTCCTTCCACAGTTGGGATGGAGGGAAGTATCATTATCCTCCTTTTAAACACCAAAACTTTGAAGAAAGCTGTAATGGAGTAAGGACGGGTGCAACACAGAAGAACCTCATCCTTAATGCCTGAAGTGCCTCACATTGGTGAAAAGAAGTGATACCCCGTATTTGTTACAGCAGTCTATGGCATCTCCATCTCTGATGCTCCCTCCGGGCTCTGCAATGATACCAATCCCGCTCTCGCATGCTTCTTCCACCGCATCTTTCCAAGCTGTTGATAGAAAAACGAGCAGCATCCATGTCAAGAGGAGAGGTAGGATACAAAGGCCCAAATCAACATTTTGATCAAGATCCCAGTTAACAGTGAGTGACTATTGTCTAAACGCCATTCTAGCGGTGCAAGTGCATTCTTGTGTTTCAATATACAGCCctatattaattcattttttttattatcttcatATTTTAATGATCTCTTTAATTGTGATCCATCTTAATAAGCATAACATAGGGTGACTTGAAAAAAAAGGAGTGTTTACCAAATGGGAAGAAAGCATCACTGGCCAAAGCAGCTCCTTTGACCTCATCCCCAGCTTTCCTCACTGCAATTCTCAAACTCTCCCGGCGGTTTGGCTGCCCACTCCCCATACCCAACATGCAGTTATTCTGTCCAAATAATTGCAAGGATCAGATGTTTTTCTGGTTGCCTGTCCTGCTAAGCAAAACATTTTACAATAATGAATCAGAAGAATGCGAACCTTTGCTATTACAATGGCATTGCTCTTGACATGCTTGACACACAACCATGCAAACTCAGCATCGCGAAGCTCACTTTCCGGAGGAGCCTTCTCAGAAACTAATTTGAATGGGATATCTTCTGGGGTTAAATCATCTGAATCCTGCGCTAACCAACCCCCACCAACTTGTCGAAGTGAAAGCTTTCCTTTCTCGTTCTTGCCTGCTTCCAAAATTCTTAAAGTTTTTGATTTTCCACGGAGGATGTCAAGTCCCTTTTGTGAATACTTGGGTGCAACCACAATCTCATAAAACATCCGTGTTTCACCATCAGTTGGACTCCTAAACTCACGGATTTCTTTTGCAAGTGCCTAAAAATACAGAAAAACAGGCTCTCAGAAGTCGGAACAAGTTCAAAAGAAATCCCCTTCACAGTAATAGTTTCTCTAGTTCTTCAGGTCAACAATCACATTGCCTCACATTAGGGTACAGACCAGCACTTCATGTCTTTTCATTGAAAGCAGGAATACAATGGATTATCCCTGCTGTAGGTGAAATGACAGGCAGTAGCAGTACCTTCATCTGGCGCAATCAAATTGGCACCTTCACAACGGAAGATGCTCATGCCAGAAAGAACACAACCCACAAAAATGCCATTTCAGAGTAGACCCAAAGAACAAAAACATAATGGCTCACCTCATCAACTTCTATGTTGAAGGCTACGATACCACCAAATGCACTCACTGGATCTGCTTTCACAGCTAATCTATAAGCTTCAAGGATGTCATCACGTGAAGCTACTCCACAGGGATTTGTATGCTTTACTATCACACATGTAGGGTTCTTAAATTCTGACACACAGTTCCAAGCTGCATCAGCGTCTAAATAGTTATTATATGACATCTCCTGCACGAAAAAAGGGAACATGTAAGGGTATAACAATTGTTCACATCtgcattaaaatcaaaatacaataGAAATAACCATCGAAGGGGTCTAATTCATCATGGGTGCCAAAATTTTAGCTCCCACTAAATATTTCTTGTGAAATGctttaatagaagaaaaaaacagagcTGTGATTTGCAAAGATTCCAAAAATATCAATGTGAACCCAGACTGCAATAGCTAAGTTACAAGAATACATGTATTCTAACTAAATGCATTCCAAGAATTCAATCACTGCTTATCCCGTAgggaaaaaaaggataaataagtTATGATCTTAAAGAGTTTATACTAACAATACAACTAAAGTAAATTGACAAACCCAGCCCCCCATTGAAACGTTCAATTTATAAACTGCATTTCCTCAATTTTGGAATCTAATAGGTACATGTAGATATTAGAGAAGGATCTCTTTCTTGAACATAAAACCCTAGAATGAAACAAACTCCATAAATCACATAGAACTTGTCATACAATGTACTGTCGATTATCATGGATCTCAGGCATAACAAATAATTGACATTATGAAGATCGCCTTTTTATAGATACAGAGGAAATTCATAGAAAAGAACCAAAGGGAGCACAACCCAAGTCCCAGGGTGTAAGCTCAGACTGCACATAGAGAAGTAATACAGGGCTCGATAGATAATATGAAGACCATAGTATTTAATTATCTCACCTTTCCATGGTGTTGAATGGCAGTAGCAATACCACCAGCATTAACCTCAGAAAGACTCTTGTCAACATAAAATGCAGCCTTTTGATGAGGGTTTTCACCATAACGAAGAGAACTTTTGAGTGAGAGAGGAACTGTCAGACTGGGAGGAAATTTGtcttcaaacaaaaaacaaagaatgaTACCCATAAATGTATGTACCACATCATAATAAGCACAATGGGCAACCACATTAAATATAACTACCATGATcctatttcataaaaatttgaaCTGAACATTGTATAtattcaaaaat contains these protein-coding regions:
- the LOC100245755 gene encoding uncharacterized protein LOC100245755 isoform X2; this encodes MLGLATTATATTATAAPTTAAKNRVLCSSGRLQRWFQRSSVACYRISSPSLRSNFCAVKAMAEADTISILKAQSQSNASGNKQALISLSDKKDLAFLGNGLQSLGYTIVSTGGTASALENAGVSVTKVEQLTCFPEMLDGRVKTLHPNIHGGILARRDQKLHMEALNEHGIGTFDVVVVNLYPFYDKVSSGGIEFEDGIENIDIGGPAMIRAAAKNHKDVLVVVDSQDYSALLEFLQGNQDDQLFRRKLAWKAFQHVASYDSAVSEWLWKQTVGDKFPPSLTVPLSLKSSLRYGENPHQKAAFYVDKSLSEVNAGGIATAIQHHGKEMSYNNYLDADAAWNCVSEFKNPTCVIVKHTNPCGVASRDDILEAYRLAVKADPVSAFGGIVAFNIEVDEALAKEIREFRSPTDGETRMFYEIVVAPKYSQKGLDILRGKSKTLRILEAGKNEKGKLSLRQVGGGWLAQDSDDLTPEDIPFKLVSEKAPPESELRDAEFAWLCVKHVKSNAIVIAKNNCMLGMGSGQPNRRESLRIAVRKAGDEVKGAALASDAFFPFAWKDAVEEACESGIGIIAEPGGSIRDGDAIDCCNKYGVSLLFTNVRHFRH
- the LOC100245755 gene encoding uncharacterized protein LOC100245755 isoform X1 → MLGLATTATATTATAAPTTAAKNRVLCSSGRLQRVFVQWFQRSSVACYRISSPSLRSNFCAVKAMAEADTISILKAQSQSNASGNKQALISLSDKKDLAFLGNGLQSLGYTIVSTGGTASALENAGVSVTKVEQLTCFPEMLDGRVKTLHPNIHGGILARRDQKLHMEALNEHGIGTFDVVVVNLYPFYDKVSSGGIEFEDGIENIDIGGPAMIRAAAKNHKDVLVVVDSQDYSALLEFLQGNQDDQLFRRKLAWKAFQHVASYDSAVSEWLWKQTVGDKFPPSLTVPLSLKSSLRYGENPHQKAAFYVDKSLSEVNAGGIATAIQHHGKEMSYNNYLDADAAWNCVSEFKNPTCVIVKHTNPCGVASRDDILEAYRLAVKADPVSAFGGIVAFNIEVDEALAKEIREFRSPTDGETRMFYEIVVAPKYSQKGLDILRGKSKTLRILEAGKNEKGKLSLRQVGGGWLAQDSDDLTPEDIPFKLVSEKAPPESELRDAEFAWLCVKHVKSNAIVIAKNNCMLGMGSGQPNRRESLRIAVRKAGDEVKGAALASDAFFPFAWKDAVEEACESGIGIIAEPGGSIRDGDAIDCCNKYGVSLLFTNVRHFRH